From a single Leopardus geoffroyi isolate Oge1 chromosome E1, O.geoffroyi_Oge1_pat1.0, whole genome shotgun sequence genomic region:
- the MPO gene encoding myeloperoxidase isoform X1 has translation MEVGQGYEEMKLLLALAGLLLAILAVPQPSEGAGPAVPEAVETSVVLTCMEEAKRLVDTAYKEQRESIKQRLRSGLASPMDLLSYFKQPVAATRTAVRAADYLHVALSLLEGKLRPLRPGPLNITDVLTPAQLNLLSKSSGCAYQDVGVTCPENDKYRTITGQCNNRRSPTLGASNRAFARWLPAEYEDGFSLPFGWTPGVKRGGFPVPLARAVSNAIVRFPTEQLTPDQERSLMFVQWGQLIDHDLDLSPDPGALASFITSVDCKTSCEQEPPCFPLKIPPDDPRIRNQRDCIPFFRSSPACTESNITIRNQINALTSFMDASMVYGSEDPLATKLRNLTNQLGLLAVNTRFSDNGRALLPFDNLHDDPCLLTNRSVRIPCFLAGDPRSSEMPELASMHTLFLREHNRLATQLKRLNPGWDGERLYQEARKIVGAMVQIITYRDYLPLVLGPQALRKYLPRYRCYNDSVDPRISNVFTNAFRYGHTLIQPFMIRLDNQYQPMGPNPRVPLSKVFFATWRVVLEGGIDPILRGLMATPAKLNRQNQIAVDEIRDRLFEQVMRIGLDLPALNMQRSRDHGLPGYNAWRRFCGLPQPRSVGELATVMKNLGLAQKLMQQYGTPDNIDIWMGGVAEPLEPNGRVGPLLACLIGTQFRKLRDGDRFWWENQGVFTRQQQQALAKISLPRIICDNTGITTVSKDNIFMSNTFPRDFVSCNTLPALDLTPWRQSD, from the exons ATGGAGGTTGGACAGGGATATGAAG AGATGAAGCTGCTGCTGGCGCTTGCAGGGCTCCTCCTGGCCATTCTGGCGGTGCCCCAGCCCTCTGAGGGTGCCGGTCCAG CCGTCCCGGAGGCGGTGGAGACCTCGGTGGTGCTGACCTGCATGGAGGAGGCCAAGCGGCTAGTGGACACGGCCTACAAGGAACAGCGGGAGAG CATCAAGCAGCGGCTTCGCAGTGGCTTGGCCAGCCCCATGGATCTCCTGTCCTACTTCAAGCAGCCGGTGGCAGCCACCAGGACAGCCGTGAGGGCTGCTGACTATCTGCATGTGGCCCTAAGCCTGCTGGAGGGGAAGCTGCGGCCTCTGCGGCCAGGGCCCCTCAACATCACCG ACGTGCTGACACCCGCGCAGCTGAATCTGCTGTCCAAGTCCAGCGGCTGCGCCTACCAGGACGTGGGGGTGACGTGCCCCGAGAACGACAAGTACCGCACCATCACCGGGCAGTGCAACAACAG ACGCAGTCCCACGCTGGGGGCCTCCAACCGCGCCTTCGCGCGCTGGCTGCCGGCCGAGTACGAGGACGGCTTCTCGCTGCCCTTCGGCTGGACGCCCGGGGTCAAGCGCGGCGGCTTCCCGGTCCCCCTG GCGCGCGCCGTCTCCAACGCCATCGTGCGCTTCCCCACGGAGCAGCTGACCCCAGACCAGGAGCGCTCGCTGATGTTCGTGCAGTGGGGCCAGCTGATCGACCACGACCTCGACTTGAGCCCGGATCCCGGCGCCCTGGCGTCCTTCATCACTAGTGTCGACTGCAAGACCAGCTGCGAGCAGGAGCCTCCCTGCTTCCCGCTCAAG ATCCCACCAGATGACCCCCGCATCAGGAACCAGCGTGACTGCATCCCCTTCTTCCGCTCCTCCCCAGCCTGCACAGAGAGCAACATCACCATCCGCAACCAGATCAATGCGCTCACCTCTTTCATGGACGCCAGCATGGTGTATGGCAGTGAGGACCCTTTGGCCACTAAGCTTCGAAACCTGACCAACCAGCTGGGGCTGCTGGCTGTCAACACCCGCTTCAGTGACAATGGTCGGGCCCTGCTGCCCTTTGACAACCTGCATGATGACCCCTGCCTCCTCACCAACCGCTCTGTGCGCATCCCCTGCTTCCTGGCAG GGGACCCCCGCTCAAGTGAGATGCCCGAGCTCGCCTCCATGCACACACTCTTTTTGCGGGAGCACAACCGGCTGGCCACACAACTCAAGCGCCTGAACCCAGGCTGGGATGGAGAGAGGCTCTACCAAGAAGCTCGCAAGATCGTGGGAGCCATGGTCCAG ATCATCACTTACCGGGACTACCTGCCCCTGGTGCTGGGACCACAGGCCCTGAGGAAGTACCTGCCGCGCTACAGATGCTACAATGACTCGGTGGACCCTCGAATCTCCAATGTCTTCACCAATGCCTTCCGCTATGGCCACACCCTCATCCAACCTTTCATGATCCGCCTGGATAACCAGTACCAGCCCATGGGGCCCAACCCCCGCGTTCCACTCAGCAAGGTCTTTTTTGCTACCTGGAGAGTAGTGCTGGAAG GTGGTATTGATCCCATCCTTCGGGGCCTCATGGCCACCCCTGCCAAGCTGAATCGCCAGAACCAAATCGCGGTGGATGAGATCCGGGACCGGTTGTTTGAGCAGGTCATGAGGATCGGGCTGGACCTGCCTGCCCTGAACATGCAGCGCAGCCGGGACCACGGCCTCCCAG GGTACAATGCCTGGCGGCGCTTCTGTGGGCTCCCGCAGCCCCGCTCGGTGGGCGAGCTGGCCACAGTGATGAAGAACCTGGGCCTGGCCCAGAAGCTGATGCAGCAGTATGGCACCCCCGACAACATTGACATCTGGATGGGCGGTGTGGCCGAGCCCCTGGAGCCCAACGGCCGCGTGGGCCCGCTCCTTGCCTGCCTCATTGGGACCCAGTTCAGGAAGCTCCGAGACGGTGACCG GTTTTGGTGGGAGAACCAGGGCGTGTTCAccaggcagcagcagcaggcgCTGGCCAAGATCTCCTTGCCCCGCATCATCTGTGACAACACGGGCATCACCACCGTGTCCAAGGACAACATCTTCATGTCCAACACGTTCCCCCGGGACTTTGTCAGCTGCAATACGCTCCCTGCATTGGACCTGACTCCCTGGAGGCAGAGTGACTAG
- the MPO gene encoding myeloperoxidase isoform X2: MKLLLALAGLLLAILAVPQPSEGAGPAVPEAVETSVVLTCMEEAKRLVDTAYKEQRESIKQRLRSGLASPMDLLSYFKQPVAATRTAVRAADYLHVALSLLEGKLRPLRPGPLNITDVLTPAQLNLLSKSSGCAYQDVGVTCPENDKYRTITGQCNNRRSPTLGASNRAFARWLPAEYEDGFSLPFGWTPGVKRGGFPVPLARAVSNAIVRFPTEQLTPDQERSLMFVQWGQLIDHDLDLSPDPGALASFITSVDCKTSCEQEPPCFPLKIPPDDPRIRNQRDCIPFFRSSPACTESNITIRNQINALTSFMDASMVYGSEDPLATKLRNLTNQLGLLAVNTRFSDNGRALLPFDNLHDDPCLLTNRSVRIPCFLAGDPRSSEMPELASMHTLFLREHNRLATQLKRLNPGWDGERLYQEARKIVGAMVQIITYRDYLPLVLGPQALRKYLPRYRCYNDSVDPRISNVFTNAFRYGHTLIQPFMIRLDNQYQPMGPNPRVPLSKVFFATWRVVLEGGIDPILRGLMATPAKLNRQNQIAVDEIRDRLFEQVMRIGLDLPALNMQRSRDHGLPGYNAWRRFCGLPQPRSVGELATVMKNLGLAQKLMQQYGTPDNIDIWMGGVAEPLEPNGRVGPLLACLIGTQFRKLRDGDRFWWENQGVFTRQQQQALAKISLPRIICDNTGITTVSKDNIFMSNTFPRDFVSCNTLPALDLTPWRQSD, translated from the exons ATGAAGCTGCTGCTGGCGCTTGCAGGGCTCCTCCTGGCCATTCTGGCGGTGCCCCAGCCCTCTGAGGGTGCCGGTCCAG CCGTCCCGGAGGCGGTGGAGACCTCGGTGGTGCTGACCTGCATGGAGGAGGCCAAGCGGCTAGTGGACACGGCCTACAAGGAACAGCGGGAGAG CATCAAGCAGCGGCTTCGCAGTGGCTTGGCCAGCCCCATGGATCTCCTGTCCTACTTCAAGCAGCCGGTGGCAGCCACCAGGACAGCCGTGAGGGCTGCTGACTATCTGCATGTGGCCCTAAGCCTGCTGGAGGGGAAGCTGCGGCCTCTGCGGCCAGGGCCCCTCAACATCACCG ACGTGCTGACACCCGCGCAGCTGAATCTGCTGTCCAAGTCCAGCGGCTGCGCCTACCAGGACGTGGGGGTGACGTGCCCCGAGAACGACAAGTACCGCACCATCACCGGGCAGTGCAACAACAG ACGCAGTCCCACGCTGGGGGCCTCCAACCGCGCCTTCGCGCGCTGGCTGCCGGCCGAGTACGAGGACGGCTTCTCGCTGCCCTTCGGCTGGACGCCCGGGGTCAAGCGCGGCGGCTTCCCGGTCCCCCTG GCGCGCGCCGTCTCCAACGCCATCGTGCGCTTCCCCACGGAGCAGCTGACCCCAGACCAGGAGCGCTCGCTGATGTTCGTGCAGTGGGGCCAGCTGATCGACCACGACCTCGACTTGAGCCCGGATCCCGGCGCCCTGGCGTCCTTCATCACTAGTGTCGACTGCAAGACCAGCTGCGAGCAGGAGCCTCCCTGCTTCCCGCTCAAG ATCCCACCAGATGACCCCCGCATCAGGAACCAGCGTGACTGCATCCCCTTCTTCCGCTCCTCCCCAGCCTGCACAGAGAGCAACATCACCATCCGCAACCAGATCAATGCGCTCACCTCTTTCATGGACGCCAGCATGGTGTATGGCAGTGAGGACCCTTTGGCCACTAAGCTTCGAAACCTGACCAACCAGCTGGGGCTGCTGGCTGTCAACACCCGCTTCAGTGACAATGGTCGGGCCCTGCTGCCCTTTGACAACCTGCATGATGACCCCTGCCTCCTCACCAACCGCTCTGTGCGCATCCCCTGCTTCCTGGCAG GGGACCCCCGCTCAAGTGAGATGCCCGAGCTCGCCTCCATGCACACACTCTTTTTGCGGGAGCACAACCGGCTGGCCACACAACTCAAGCGCCTGAACCCAGGCTGGGATGGAGAGAGGCTCTACCAAGAAGCTCGCAAGATCGTGGGAGCCATGGTCCAG ATCATCACTTACCGGGACTACCTGCCCCTGGTGCTGGGACCACAGGCCCTGAGGAAGTACCTGCCGCGCTACAGATGCTACAATGACTCGGTGGACCCTCGAATCTCCAATGTCTTCACCAATGCCTTCCGCTATGGCCACACCCTCATCCAACCTTTCATGATCCGCCTGGATAACCAGTACCAGCCCATGGGGCCCAACCCCCGCGTTCCACTCAGCAAGGTCTTTTTTGCTACCTGGAGAGTAGTGCTGGAAG GTGGTATTGATCCCATCCTTCGGGGCCTCATGGCCACCCCTGCCAAGCTGAATCGCCAGAACCAAATCGCGGTGGATGAGATCCGGGACCGGTTGTTTGAGCAGGTCATGAGGATCGGGCTGGACCTGCCTGCCCTGAACATGCAGCGCAGCCGGGACCACGGCCTCCCAG GGTACAATGCCTGGCGGCGCTTCTGTGGGCTCCCGCAGCCCCGCTCGGTGGGCGAGCTGGCCACAGTGATGAAGAACCTGGGCCTGGCCCAGAAGCTGATGCAGCAGTATGGCACCCCCGACAACATTGACATCTGGATGGGCGGTGTGGCCGAGCCCCTGGAGCCCAACGGCCGCGTGGGCCCGCTCCTTGCCTGCCTCATTGGGACCCAGTTCAGGAAGCTCCGAGACGGTGACCG GTTTTGGTGGGAGAACCAGGGCGTGTTCAccaggcagcagcagcaggcgCTGGCCAAGATCTCCTTGCCCCGCATCATCTGTGACAACACGGGCATCACCACCGTGTCCAAGGACAACATCTTCATGTCCAACACGTTCCCCCGGGACTTTGTCAGCTGCAATACGCTCCCTGCATTGGACCTGACTCCCTGGAGGCAGAGTGACTAG